One window of the Octopus sinensis linkage group LG3, ASM634580v1, whole genome shotgun sequence genome contains the following:
- the LOC115209923 gene encoding nudC domain-containing protein 3 isoform X3: protein MALNILLKSYRQFEDMAKKDPEKMMIQSDADIKKQECEEKRTSKAESPKKASSKTNITVGQKSEANSQQTKQHKTSSELSTSEKEKKTEESSSKNDSNVPSNYQADSECYNGAERDTYSWSQSITDCDLRVKVPKDLVKGKQVKVVFNKKHLKISYKDDNGEENILVDDDLMWEIHKEECMWSLIPGEHVHISLEKVQERWWEAVFVNEPKINVREIDCSRPMSDLKEDEQMKLHELMHNERQKRLGLPQSHEEKAHDMLKQAWHAEGSPFKGQEFDPSKFKIDPSGVLTMNQ, encoded by the exons TCATATCGTCAGTTTGAAGACATGgcaaagaaagatccagagaaaatGATGATTCAAAGTGATGCTGACATCAAGAAACAGGAATGTGAAG AAAAAAGAACTTCAAAAGCTGAAAGTCCAAAGAAAGCATCTTCTAAAACAAATATAACTGTGGGCCAAAAATCTGAAGCAAATTCACAACAGACCAAACAACACAAAACATCTTCAGAATTAAGCACttctgaaaaagagaaaaaaactgaagaaagTTCTAGCAAGAATGACTCTAA TGTACCGTCAAACTATCAAGCAGATTCTGAATGTTACAATGGAGCTGAGCGAGATACTTATTCATGGTCACAATCAATCACTGACTGTGATTTGAGAGTCAAG GTTCCAAAAGATTTGGTTAAAGGAAAACAAGTGAAAGTTGTGTTTAATAAAAAACATCTCAAAATCTCCTATAAAGATGATAATGGAGAAGAAAATATCCTAGTAGACGATGATCTAATGTGGGAGATCCACAAAGAGGAATGTATGTGGAGTTTAATTCCTGGAGAACATGTTCAT ATTTCTTTAGAAAAAGTACAAGAGCGTTGGTGGGAAGCTGTGTTTGTTAATGAGCCCAAGATCAATGTTCGAGAAATTGACTGTTCACGCCCAATGTCAGATTTAAAAGAAGACGAACAGATGAAACTACATGAGTTGATGCACAACGAGCGACAGAAACGTCTGGGATTGCCACAGTCTCATGAAGAG aaAGCACATGATATGCTGAAACAAGCTTGGCATGCTGAAGGGTCACCTTTCAAAGGTCAGGAATTTGACCCAAGTAAATTTAAGATAGACCCCAGTGGTGTTTTGACAATGAATCAatga
- the LOC115209923 gene encoding nudC domain-containing protein 3 isoform X4 — protein sequence MAKKDPEKMMIQSDADIKKQECEEKRTSKAESPKKASSKTNITVGQKSEANSQQTKQHKTSSELSTSEKEKKTEESSSKNDSNVPSNYQADSECYNGAERDTYSWSQSITDCDLRVKVPKDLVKGKQVKVVFNKKHLKISYKDDNGEENILVDDDLMWEIHKEECMWSLIPGEHVHISLEKVQERWWEAVFVNEPKINVREIDCSRPMSDLKEDEQMKLHELMHNERQKRLGLPQSHEEKAHDMLKQAWHAEGSPFKGQEFDPSKFKIDPSGVLTMNQ from the exons ATGgcaaagaaagatccagagaaaatGATGATTCAAAGTGATGCTGACATCAAGAAACAGGAATGTGAAG AAAAAAGAACTTCAAAAGCTGAAAGTCCAAAGAAAGCATCTTCTAAAACAAATATAACTGTGGGCCAAAAATCTGAAGCAAATTCACAACAGACCAAACAACACAAAACATCTTCAGAATTAAGCACttctgaaaaagagaaaaaaactgaagaaagTTCTAGCAAGAATGACTCTAA TGTACCGTCAAACTATCAAGCAGATTCTGAATGTTACAATGGAGCTGAGCGAGATACTTATTCATGGTCACAATCAATCACTGACTGTGATTTGAGAGTCAAG GTTCCAAAAGATTTGGTTAAAGGAAAACAAGTGAAAGTTGTGTTTAATAAAAAACATCTCAAAATCTCCTATAAAGATGATAATGGAGAAGAAAATATCCTAGTAGACGATGATCTAATGTGGGAGATCCACAAAGAGGAATGTATGTGGAGTTTAATTCCTGGAGAACATGTTCAT ATTTCTTTAGAAAAAGTACAAGAGCGTTGGTGGGAAGCTGTGTTTGTTAATGAGCCCAAGATCAATGTTCGAGAAATTGACTGTTCACGCCCAATGTCAGATTTAAAAGAAGACGAACAGATGAAACTACATGAGTTGATGCACAACGAGCGACAGAAACGTCTGGGATTGCCACAGTCTCATGAAGAG aaAGCACATGATATGCTGAAACAAGCTTGGCATGCTGAAGGGTCACCTTTCAAAGGTCAGGAATTTGACCCAAGTAAATTTAAGATAGACCCCAGTGGTGTTTTGACAATGAATCAatga